One Ethanoligenens harbinense YUAN-3 genomic window carries:
- a CDS encoding ABC transporter ATP-binding protein, whose product MLKLRKEKKSATRSQPVDARVGTSKIVVQNLQKTYQTKKGEVVAIQDASAEILENEFVCIVGPSGCGKSTLLRILAGLDEATGGETSVDDQPITGPGADRGMVFQTYTLFPWLTVEENICFGLKIKKMPKKQMEEIVGRYLKVIGLEAFRKSFPRELSGGMKQRVAIARALANSPKVLLMDEPFGALDAQTKAQMQLLMREIWQVEKPTVVFITHDIEEAVFLANRVYVMSNRPSRMVANIPILLPYNRELNLKEQSAFLHYRHQITGLLHQQTPGSEA is encoded by the coding sequence ATGCTGAAATTGCGCAAAGAGAAAAAGAGCGCCACCCGTTCCCAGCCGGTGGACGCCCGGGTGGGCACCAGCAAAATCGTAGTGCAAAACCTGCAAAAGACCTACCAGACCAAAAAAGGCGAGGTTGTTGCCATTCAAGACGCCAGCGCGGAAATCCTCGAAAATGAGTTTGTCTGCATCGTTGGACCGTCCGGTTGCGGAAAGTCCACGCTTTTGCGCATCCTGGCCGGCCTGGATGAAGCGACCGGGGGCGAAACTTCCGTGGATGACCAGCCCATCACCGGGCCGGGTGCGGACAGAGGCATGGTCTTTCAGACTTACACGCTGTTTCCGTGGCTGACGGTGGAGGAAAATATCTGCTTTGGATTGAAAATCAAAAAAATGCCCAAAAAGCAGATGGAGGAGATTGTCGGCCGGTATCTGAAAGTCATCGGTCTGGAGGCATTTCGCAAAAGTTTTCCCCGCGAGTTGTCCGGCGGGATGAAACAGCGTGTTGCCATTGCGCGCGCGCTGGCCAACAGCCCGAAAGTCCTGCTGATGGACGAACCGTTCGGTGCGCTGGATGCGCAGACAAAAGCGCAGATGCAGCTTTTGATGCGAGAAATCTGGCAGGTAGAAAAGCCGACGGTGGTTTTCATCACCCATGATATTGAGGAAGCGGTTTTCTTGGCCAACCGTGTTTATGTGATGAGCAACCGGCCCAGCCGCATGGTGGCCAACATCCCGATTTTGCTTCCATATAACAGGGAATTGAATTTAAAAGAACAGTCCGCGTTTCTGCATTACCGCCACCAGATCACCGGATTGCTGCATCAGCAGACACCGGGATCGGAGGCGTAG